One stretch of Leadbetterella byssophila DSM 17132 DNA includes these proteins:
- a CDS encoding OsmC family protein: MSTAKIVYKGGLNNVATHLASGKSIETDAPVDNNGGGEAFSPTDLTATSLGACAMTVMSIAAEKAGHEFKGSEVSITKVMSADAPRRIVKVKVEFSLISEPVLSAEEKERYERVGRTCPVALSLHPDIEQEFIFNWQN, from the coding sequence ATGAGTACTGCAAAGATCGTTTATAAAGGGGGCTTGAATAATGTAGCTACCCACTTAGCTTCAGGTAAAAGTATAGAAACAGATGCGCCGGTAGATAATAACGGAGGAGGTGAGGCATTCTCACCTACTGATTTAACGGCCACATCATTAGGAGCATGCGCCATGACTGTTATGAGTATAGCAGCAGAAAAGGCAGGACATGAATTTAAAGGTAGCGAAGTAAGCATCACTAAAGTGATGAGTGCAGATGCTCCAAGAAGGATAGTTAAGGTCAAAGTGGAGTTCTCCCTGATTTCAGAACCTGTATTATCAGCAGAAGAAAAAGAGAGATATGAGAGAGTAGGGAGAACCTGTCCGGTAGCCTTAAGTCTACATCCGGATATTGAACAAGAATTTATATTCAACTGGCAGAACTAA
- the xerD gene encoding site-specific tyrosine recombinase XerD → MLWPEAIRAFKNYLKLERGLAPNSVESYLRDLGALASFLDGKVAPNTVEEDHLYAFIETISEMGLSSSTQARMLSGIKAFFEFLRLEKIRDTDPTALLVGPKLIRKLPEVLQVKEVEALLEGIDLSTPEGTRNRAMLEVLYSSGLRVSEVVNLQISRCFFEEGYLQVRGKGSKTRLVPIGKQAIHYTEIYKTLVRPSLDIKKGYEDHLFLNRRGAALSRVMVFYVVKNAAEAAGIQKTISPHTLRHSFATHLVEGGADLRAVQEMLGHESILTTEIYTHLDRAFLQQTLREFHPRA, encoded by the coding sequence ATGCTGTGGCCGGAGGCAATTCGAGCTTTTAAGAATTATTTGAAATTAGAAAGGGGGCTTGCACCAAATTCCGTGGAAAGTTATTTACGCGATTTAGGAGCACTGGCCTCCTTTTTAGATGGAAAGGTTGCACCCAATACCGTAGAAGAGGATCATTTATATGCATTCATAGAAACTATCTCTGAGATGGGACTTTCAAGTTCTACTCAAGCCCGAATGCTAAGTGGAATTAAAGCCTTCTTTGAATTCCTCCGACTAGAAAAAATTAGAGATACAGATCCCACGGCTCTTCTCGTAGGGCCAAAATTGATTCGAAAGCTTCCTGAGGTACTGCAAGTAAAGGAGGTGGAGGCCTTATTGGAAGGTATTGATCTTTCAACTCCGGAGGGAACCCGAAACAGGGCCATGTTAGAAGTGCTCTATAGTTCAGGCTTGAGGGTTTCTGAAGTAGTTAATCTGCAGATCTCTCGCTGTTTTTTTGAAGAGGGTTATTTGCAGGTAAGGGGAAAGGGGAGTAAGACCCGACTAGTACCCATTGGTAAACAAGCCATACACTATACTGAAATATACAAGACCTTAGTTCGGCCTTCCCTGGATATAAAAAAGGGATACGAGGATCATCTATTCCTCAATAGAAGAGGAGCCGCACTAAGCAGAGTCATGGTTTTCTATGTAGTAAAAAATGCTGCGGAGGCTGCAGGTATTCAGAAAACCATTTCTCCTCATACGCTAAGACATAGTTTTGCTACCCATCTGGTAGAAGGTGGAGCTGACCTACGGGCAGTTCAGGAAATGCTAGGGCACGAAAGTATCTTGACCACTGAGATCTATACCCACTTAGATCGTGCTTTCTTGCAACAAACTCTTCGTGAATTTCACCCTAGAGCATAG